A single region of the Salvia splendens isolate huo1 chromosome 18, SspV2, whole genome shotgun sequence genome encodes:
- the LOC121777317 gene encoding MACPF domain-containing protein At4g24290-like has protein sequence MADDYDEYGKKPIEVRATEALGLGFDLAGDFRLKFLKRCPAGGRLVILDERRKRDVVVPGGATIRDVPESIHIDKGDHMRFKSDVLQFNQMSELLNQKSSLQGKVPSGYLNAIFDLSGAWLNDAADAKYLAFDGYFISIYHLHLTASPLELHDHVKKSVPSRWDPASLSRFIQTYGTHIVVGMAVGGQDVLCVKQKASSPIPPAELKGYLEELGDCLFSDTTNSPILERTAKDNKRKVPEVFSRMLQTHTMQFTSITETSSKDGLTLIWSKRGGDVFAQSHSRWLQTMAANPEAVLFKFVPITSLLNGIPGSGYLSHAINLYLRYKPSLEDLPYFLEFQVPTQWAPLFCELPLRHQRKKTSFPSLQFSLLGPKIFVSFSQVTSDQKPVIGLRLYLEGKKSNRLAIHVQHLSSLPNIMTMHSATHWRGSDEYESSNQFLEPVRWKRYSNICSSVVKHDPSWIQGEPHGVFVVTGAQFLIKGKWPKKVLHLRLLYSHIPNCTIRKTEWAAAPEASRKSSFLTNLSTTFTFTQRAVADAKQPPAALNSGVYPDGPPVPVRSTKLLKFIDATEVARGPYDSPGHWLVTAAKLVTDGGKIGLQVKFSLLDYSQEA, from the exons ATGGCCGACGATTATGACGAGTACGGTAAGAAGCCGATCGAGGTGCGCGCAACTGAGGCGCTGGGGCTCGGTTTCGACCTCGCTGGCGATTTCAGGCTCAAGTTCCTCAAAAGATGCCCCGCCGGAGGCAGGCTGGTTATTTTGGACGAGCGGCGCAAGCGAGACGTCGTTGTTCCGGGCGGCGCCACCATACGCGATGTGCCGGAGAGTATACACATCGACAAGGGGGATCACATGCGGTTTAAGTCGGATGTGCTCCAATTCAATCAG ATGTCAGAGCTACTTAATCAGAAATCATCATTACAAGGAAAAGTCCCTTCTGGATATCTTAATGCCATTTTCGACCTGAGTGGAGCCTGGTTAAATGATGCTGCGGATGCCAAGTATCTAGCGTTTGATGGCTATTTCATCTCAATTTATCATCTACATCTTACTGCATCACCACTAGAACTACATGACCATGTCAAGAAGTCTGTTCCATCTCGTTGGGATCCAGCATCATTGTCCAG ATTTATCCAGACATATGGAACACATATAGTTGTTGGAATGGCTGTTGGAGGCCAGGATGTGCTTTGTGTGAAACAGAAGGCATCATCTCCGATTCCACCAGCTGAGCTCAAGGGATATTTAGAGGAACTTGGAGATTGTCTATTCTCTGATACTACTAATAGCCCTATCCTGGAGAGAACAGCAAAAGATAACAAAAGAAAG GTCCCTGAAGTATTTAGTCGCATGCTACAGACACATACAATGCAGTTTACTAGCATCACAGAAACATCGAGCAAGGAT GGGCTCACCCTTATTTGGTCAAAAAGAGGTGGTGACGTGTTTGCACAAAGTCACTCTCGGTGGCTCCAGACAATGGCAGCTAATCCAGAAGCAGTACTTTTCAAATTTGTACCTATTACTTCTCTGCTGAATGGAATCCCTGGGAGTGGCTATCTTAGTCATGCCATCAACTTGTACTTGAGAT ACAAACCATCATTAGAGGATTTGCCATATTTTTTGGAGTTTCAAGTTCCTACACAATGGGCTCCTTTGTTCTGTGAGTTGCCCCTTAGACACCAAAGGAAGAAGACATCTTTCCCCTCCTTACAGTTTAGCTTGTTGGGCCCCAAGATATTTGTAAGCTTTTCTCAG GTTACAAGTGATCAAAAACCAGTCATCGGCCTACGCCTGTATTTGGAAGGCAAGAAAAGCAATCGACTGGCAATTCATGTACAACATTTGTCAAGTCTTCCAAATATAATGACGATGCACTCGGCAACACACTGGCGAGGTTCGGATGAGTATGAATCGAGTAATCAGTTCTTAGAACCTGTCAGATGGAAGAGATACTCAAATATATGCTCATCAGTAGTTAAGCACGATCCTAGCTGGATACAAGGAGAACCACATGGTGTATTCGTTGTGACCGGTGCGCAGTTTCTGATAAAGGGAAAATGGCCTAAGAAAGTCCTCCACCTCCGTCTGCTTTATTCCCACATTCCTAACTGCACAATCAGAAAAACAGAATGGGCTGCTGCACCCGAAGCATCTCGCAAGTCCAGTTTCCTCACGAATTTGAGCACTACTTTCACCTTTACCCAGCGGGCAGTGGCTGATGCCAAGCAGCCCCCAGCAGCTTTGAATTCCGGTGTATACCCGGATGGCCCTCCTGTCCCAGTTCGCTCGACAAAGCTGCTTAAATTCATTGATGCCACTGAGGTTGCCCGTGGTCCATACGACAGTCCTGGACATTGGTTGGTGACAGCAGCTAAGTTGGTAACTGACGGTGGCAAAATTGGTTTGCAAGTGAAATTTTCTTTGTTGGATTATTCCCAAGAAGCATAG
- the LOC121776938 gene encoding leucine-rich repeat receptor protein kinase MSP1-like, protein MSALLSVVIIIIVLATFSHPPSMAEPHDLHVLNALRDSIINKTTSLPSWSGPNRSNHPCNWTGVTCSPDTLTVTHLHLSSLCSLSPLNTPFPLLIPHLKSLQHLNLSCCALTGPIPPDFWNLHQLRVVDLSSNRLSGAIPPDLGGLNQLEHLILDDNMFSETLPSEIGNLKQLEELSMRSNSFSGNLPLQLGNLPLLQSLDISENLFSGNLPFSFANLTNLLYFTARGNMLSGDLFQVIVRMKKLHILDLSFNPIAGAIPSLIGDLKDLRILSLQHCQLTGSIPERISGLTNLTQLNLAQNDFDSELPSGIGRLQNLIYLIASNAKVRGEIPTEIGGCKNLRTLDLSFNSLHGHLPGELAELGFLSSVLLNSNRLSGSIRPWISNWKRAESVMLSQNFFSGSLPNLDLPSLLHFDASANMLSGELPADVCESASSLKTLILSSNSISGSISDRFRNCTSLTDMILSENNLSGELPPYFGKLPLITLEMAMNRLSGFIPDQIWGSQTLVAISLNNNTIRGLLSNVVGDARSLRRLQLDNNLLNGSIPSSIGRLRNLTNLSLHGNKLSGGIPSEIFNCKMLVSLDLGGNALTGEIPKDISKLNLLDNLVLSHNQLTGVIPEEICSGFQKVPLPDSEYTQHYGMLDLSYNALQGTIPSTIRDCAVATEILLQGNRLSGTIPEEIWSLPNLTLLDLSFNSLSTLVAPPSLNSLSLQGLLLSNNKLRGSIPGDIWQELPSLTKLDLSRNFLIDSIPTSLFQAKNLAYLDVSMNFLTGKLNVSTRTLSLLVVNVSNNHISGRLDDSSVTNLPSVSVLDLHSNGFSGSLPPSLSTLEALTYLDLSGNHFQDSFPCNICSIAGLRYTSFSGNAFSGENNPISCEDENQCDDYKSMPPFLSARFGILSAIGVAVAVAAVVLVVTVAVHMKSGDQRQKVIILGRTVEPEKKKMKEPLSINIATFEHPLMRLNAADISVATENFSPSYVIGDGGSGTVYKASLPGRPPVAIKRLKRGHLPQGDREFLAEMETIGKVKHENLVPLLGYCVVSDERFLIYEYMERGSLDFWILSQELDWPTRFKICKGAAKGLVFLHHGFVPHIIHRDIKSGNILLDRDFNPRVSDFGLARIISASESHVSTMLAGTLGYIPPEYGQAMVATKKGDVYSFGVVMLELLTGRAPTGQGDGEGGNLVGWVGYVAGEGREWEVFDPCLGGVAGWQRQMFAVLRIARVCTSEEPWKRPSMLELVKMLDDEDY, encoded by the exons ATGTCTGCATTATTATCAGTTGTCATCATCATTATCGTCCTCGCCACCTTCTCCCATCCTCCATCAATGGCGGAGCCACATGATCTGCACGTGCTAAACGCCCTCCGAGactcaatcataaacaaaaCCACCTCCCTCCCGAGCTGGTCCGGTCCAAACCGCTCCAACCACCCGTGCAACTGGACCGGAGTCACATGCTCCCCCGACACCCTCACAGTCACCCACCTCCACCTCTCCTCACTATGCTCCCTCTCCCCTCTCAACACCCCATTCCCTCTCCTCATCCCCCACCTCAAATCCCTCCAACACCTCAACCTCAGCTGCTGCGCCCTCACCGGCCCAATCCCCCCGGATTTCTGGAACCTCCACCAGCTCCGCGTCGTAGACCTCAGCAGCAACAGGCTGTCGGGAGCCATCCCTCCCGACCTAGGCGGATTGAACCAACTCGAACACCTCATTCTCGACGACAATATGTTCTCAGAAACACTCCCTTCTGAAATCGGAAACCTGAAACAACTCGAGGAACTCTCAATGAGGTCGAATTCATTCTCCGGGAATCTCCCTCTCCAGCTAGGGAATCTCCCGCTGCTGCAGTCACTCGACATCAGCGAGAATCTCTTCTCCGGGAATCTCCCTTTCAGCTTTGCCAATCTCACGAATCTTTTATATTTCACAGCCAGAGGAAACATGCTTTCTGGAGATTTATTTCAGGTGATTGTGAGAATGAAAAAGCTTCACATTCTCGATCTTTCATTCAATCCGATCGCCGGAGCTATCCCGTCCCTCATCGGAGATTTAAAAGACCTCAGAATCCTCTCCCTTCAGCATTGCCAGTTGACAGGAAGCATCCCTGAGAGAATCTCGGGTTTGACCAATTTGACACAGCTGAATTTAGCCCAAAACGACTTCGATTCTGAGCTGCCTTCCGGCATCGGAAGGCTGCAGAATCTTATCTATCTCATCGCGTCAAACGCAAAAGTGAGAGGCGAGATACCCACGGAGATCGGAGGGTGTAAAAACCTCAGAACACTAGATCTTTCTTTCAATTCACTCCATGGCCATTTACCTGGAGAGCTTGCAGAGCTAGGGTTTCTCAGCTCAGTCCTTCTGAACTCGAACCGCCTCTCCGGCTCAATCCGGCCGTGGATATCGAACTGGAAGCGGGCCGAGTCTGTCATGCTATCGCAGAACTTCTTCAGCGGCTCTCTGCCTAATTTAGACCTCCCGTCTCTTCTGCATTTCGACGCTAGCGCGAACATGCTCAGCGGAGAGCTCCCCGCAGATGTATGCGAATCAGCGTCTTCTCTGAAGACGCTGATTCTGTCTAGCAATTCCATCTCTGGCAGTATCAGTGACCGGTTCAGGAACTGCACCAGCCTGACGGATATGATATTGTCAGAGAATAATCTCAGCGGTGAGCTCCCGCCTTATTTTGGGAAGCTTCCTCTCATCACTTTAGAGATGGCGATGAACCGGCTTTCTGGCTTCATCCCTGatcagatttgggggtcccagACGCTGGTGGCGATCTCGTTGAACAATAACACGATTCGGGGGTTGCTATCGAATGTTGTTGGCGATGCCAGATCGCTGCGAAGGCTGCAGCTGGATAATAATTTGTTGAATGGGAGCATTCCCTCTAGCATTGGGAGGCTTAGGAATCTCACCAATTTGTCCCTACATGGGAATAAATTGAGTGGTGGGATTCCATCTGAGATTTTCAACTGCAAAATGCTTGTTTCTTTGGATTTAGGTGGGAATGCCTTAACTGGAGAGATCCCTAAAGATATATCTAAGCTGAATCTACTTGACAATTTGGTTCTCTCACATAATCAGCTCACTGGGGTAATACCTGAGGAGATATGTTCCGGCTTCCAGAAGGTTCCGTTGCCGGACTCTGAGTACACGCAGCATTACGGGATGCTAGATCTCTCGTACAACGCGTTACAAGGGACGATTCCTTCGACTATCCGAGACTGCGCTGTGGCAACAGAGATTCTGTTACAAGGGAACAGGCTTAGCGGAACCATACCTGAAGAAATATGGTCATTGCCTAATTTGACCCTTCTTGATCTCTCATTCAATTCTCTCTCCACTTTGGTAGCTCCTCCCTCTCTGAACTCTCTCAGCCTTCAAGGCCTTCTGTTGTCGAATAACAAGCTCCGAGGCTCCATTCCGGGTGATATTTGGCAGGAGCTACCCAGTTTAACGAAGCTTGATTTATCGAGGAACTTTCTTATTGATTCAATTCCAACTTCACTATTCCAAGCCAAGAATCTGGCCTATTTGGATGTGAGCATGAATTTTCTCACAGGCAAACTCAATGTGAGCACAAGAACTCTCTCTTTATTAGTGGTGAATGTGAGCAACAATCATATCTCCGGCCGCCTCGACGATAGCTCAGTCACGAACCTACCATCGGTCTCGGTGTTGGATCTCCACAGCAACGGCTTCTCCGGGAGCCTGCCCCCGTCTCTCTCGACGCTCGAGGCCCTCACTTACCTCGACTTGTCAGGAAATCACTTCCAAGATTCTTTCCCTTGCAACATATGTTCGATCGCAGGGCTGAGATACACCAGCTTCTCCGGCAACGCCTTCTCCGGTGAAAACAATCCTATTTCATGTGAGGATGAAAATCAATGCGATGATTACAAGAGCATGCCGCCCTTTCTCTCTGCTAGATTTGGTATACTCTCAGCAATCGGCGTTGCCGTTGCTGTTGCGGCGGTTGTGTTGGTTGTAACGGTGGCGGTGCACATGAAGAGCGGAGATCAGAGGCAAAAGGTTATAATTCTGGGGAGAACGGTGGAgccggagaagaagaagatgaaggagCCTTTGAGCATCAACATTGCTACATTTGAGCACCCCCTGATGAGGTTGAATGCCGCGGATATTTCTGTTGCGACGGAGAACTTCAGCCCGAGCTACGTGATCGGGGACGGAGGATCCGGCACGGTGTACAAAGCCTCGTTGCCGGGACGGCCCCCTGTTGCCATTAAGAGGCTCAAGAGAGGCCACCTCCCGCAAGGCGACCGCGAGTTCCTCGCCGAAATGGAGACCATTGGAAAG GTGAAGCACGAAAACCTCGTCCCATTGCTGGGATACTGCGTCGTATCGGACGAGAGGTTCCTGATATACGAGTACATGGAGCGAGGGAGCCTCGACTTCTGGATACTGAGCCAAGAGCTAGACTGGCCGACGCGGTTCAAGATCTGCAAGGGCGCAGCCAAAGGGCTGGTGTTTCTGCACCACGGCTTCGTCCCGCACATCATCCACCGAGACATCAAGTCGGGCAACATCCTCCTGGACCGCGACTTCAACCCCCGCGTGTCGGACTTCGGGCTGGCGAGGATCATAAGCGCGAGCGAGAGCCACGTGTCGACCATGCTGGCGGGCACGCTGGGGTACATACCGCCCGAGTACGGgcaggcgatggtggcgacgaaGAAGGGGGACGTGTACAGCTTCGGGGTGGTGATGCTGGAGCTGCTGACGGGGCGGGCCCCGACCGGGCAGGGGGACGGGGAGGGGGGGAACCTGGTGGGGTGGGTGGGGTACGTGGCGGGGGAGGGGAGGGAGTGGGAGGTGTTTGATCCGTGCTTGGGGGGCGTGGCGGGGTGGCAGAGGCAGATGTTTGCTGTGCTGAGGATTGCGAGGGTTTGCACGAGTGAGGAGCCGTGGAAGAGGCCTTCCATGCTTGAGCTTGTCAAGATGTTGGATGACGAGGATTATTGa
- the LOC121777318 gene encoding uncharacterized hydrolase YugF translates to MAVCGASTAAISKLDLPVGITHHKHNWQQPLSFNSRRYLIPPHRRIAERNAFRVSSSVDKLDLTTDASSPTEVKTSTWNWRGYLIRYQYSGTTGPALVLIHGFGANSDHWRKNLPVLADLHRVYAIDLIGYGYSDKPDPRKLQVDHFYTFETWGSQINDFCREIVKDEVFFVCNSIGGLVGLQAAVMDPEICKGIILFNISLRMLHVKKQPWYGRPLIKSFQNLLRNTALGKSFFSAVATSQSVRNILCQCYYDTSQVTDELVKIILEPGLEPGAAEVFLEFICYSGGPLPEELLPLVKCPVLVGWGDKDPWEPIDLGRAYAQFDTVEDFVVLPNVGHCPQDEAPHLVNPLITSFVAQHAPPATTLQPE, encoded by the exons ATGGCGGTTTGTGGTGCTTCAACAGCAGCCATATCCAAGCTGGATCTGCCGGTCGGAATCACTCACCACAAACACAATTGGCAGCAACCGTTATCCTTCAACAGCAGACGGTACTTGATTCCTCCCCATCGAAGAATCGCCGAGCGTAATGCTTTTCGTGTCAGTTCTTCGGTGGATAAGTTAGATCTTACGACTGATGCATCTTCCCCAACCGAAGTTAAAACTAG TACATGGAACTGGAGAGGTTATTTGATACGTTACCAGTACTCAGGGACCACTGGGCCTGCGCTGGTTTTGATTCACGGTTTTGGAGCAAACAG TGACCACTGGAGGAAGAATTTACCGGTTCTTGCAGATTTACACAGGGTATATGCAATCGATCTGATTGGGTATGGTTATTCAGACAAACCTGATCCAAGAAAGCTTCAAGTTGACCACTTTTATACTTTTGAGACATGGGGTAGTCAGATAAATGACTTCTGTAGGGAAATTGTGAAGGATGAAGTCTTCTTTGTCTGTAATTCTATAGGAG GACTTGTTGGACTCCAGGCAGCAGTCATGGATCCTGAAATTTGCAAAGGcattattctttttaatatatCCCTTCGCATGCTGCATGTAAAGAAACAACCATGGTACGGAAGGCCCCTAATAAAATCATTCCAGAATTTGCTAAG AAACACTGCTCTTGGGAAATCCTTTTTCAGTGCTGTTGCTACATCACAGTCGGTGAGGAATATTCTTTGTCAG TGTTACTATGACACATCGCAGGTAACTGATGAATTAGTCAAGATAATTCTTGAGCCTGGACTCGAACCTGGTGCTGCAGAAGTGTTTCTTGAATTTATATGCTACTCTGGTGGGCCGCTCCCTGAGGAATTACTGCCTTTAGTGAAG TGTCCTGTGCTGGTGGGCTGGGGTGACAAGGATCCTTGGGAGCCAATTGATTTAGGGAGAGCCTATGCGCAGTTTGATACTGTTGAAGATTTTGTTGTGCTTCCTAATGTTGGCCACTGCCCTCAG GATGAGGCGCCTCATCTGGTGAACCCACTCATCACATCTTTTGTGGCTCAACATGCACCACCCGCTACAACTCTTCAACCCGAGTAA